In Prionailurus bengalensis isolate Pbe53 chromosome D4, Fcat_Pben_1.1_paternal_pri, whole genome shotgun sequence, the DNA window GCAGTGCTCCAGGAGTACGGGCACGAGGAGCGCAGGGTCCAGGAAGAGCTGGCCCGCTCTCGGAAGTTCTTCACGGGCTCTCTGGCCGAGGTGGAGAAGTCCAACAGTCaggtggtggaggagcagagttACCTGCTTAACATTGCCGAGGTGCAGGCCGTGTCTCGCTGTGACTACTTCCTGGCCAAGATCAAGCAGGCGGACGTCGCGCTCCTGGAGGAGACCGCAGATGAGGAGGAGCCGGAGCTCACGGCCAGCCTGCCCCGCGAGCTTACCCTGCAGGACGTGGAGCTGCTTAAGGTCGGCCACGTCGGCCCCCTCCAAATCGGGCAGGCTGTTAAGAAGCCCCGGACCGTTAACATGGAAGACTCCTGGGCCATGGAGGCGGCAGCCTCTGCCGCCTCCACCTCTGTTACGTTCAGAGAGATGGACGTGAGCCCCGAGGAAGTGGTTGCCAGCCCAAGGGCCTCGCCTGCGAAGCAGCGGGGCTCCGAGCCAGCCGCCAACATGCAGCAGTGCCTCTTCCTCAAGAAGATGGGGGCCAAAGGCAGCACGCCAGGCATGTTCAACCTCCCGGTGAGTCTCTACGTGACCGGTCAGGGCGAGGTGCTGGTTGCCGACCGAGGCAACTACCGAATCCAAGTGTTCACTCGCAAAGGCTTTTTGAAGGAGATCCGCCGCAGCCCCAGTGGCATTGACAGCTTTGTGCTGAGCTTCCTTGGGGCTGATCTGCCCAACCTCACGCCTCTCTCAGTGGCCATGAACTGCCAGGGGCTGATTGGTGTGACTGACAGCTATGACAACTCCCTCAAGGTATACACCTTGGATGGCCACTGCGTGGCCTGTCACCGGAGCCAGCTGAGCAAACCCTGGGGCATCACAGCCCTTCCATCTGGCCAGTTCGTGGTAACTGATGTGGAAGGTGGAAAGCTCTGGTGCTTCACTGTTGACCGGGGGGCAGGGGTGGTCAAATACAGCTGCCTCTGTAGTGCCGTGCGGCCCAAGTTTGTCACCTGCGACGCTGAGGGCACCGTCTACTTCACGCAGGGCTTGGGCCTCAATCTGGAGAATCGGCAGAACGAGCACCACCTGGAGGGCGGCTTCTCCATTGGCTCTGTGGGCCCCGATGGGCAGCTGGGTCGCCAGATTAGCCACTTTTTCTCAGAGAATGAGGATTTCCGCTGCATTGCCGGCATGTGTGTGGATGCTCGTGGCGATCTCATTGTGGCCGATAGCAGTCGAAAGGAAATTCTCCACTTTCCCAAGGGCGGGGGCTATAGTGTGCTCATTCGAGAGGGGCTCACGTGTCCAGTGGGCATCGCCCTCACTCCTAAAGGGCAGCTGTTGGTCTTGGACTGTTGGGATCACTGCATTAAGATCTATAGCTACCATCTGAGAAGATACTCCACCCCTTAGGGGataagagagagaacaggttCTTCTCCCCAGCCAGCTCCctacccaacccccacccccacccccacccttatTCCTGGGTTATTGGTGGTATTGTAGAGTGCACTTGGCCTAGGTCTTCATTCCTGCTGGCTAATCTTAGAATTTTAGAAGCTCTGTCttttagtagttttttgtttctgtttctttctttctgcattattttcttcctaaatttaGAGCTTTAACATGCATTGCCCCAAATAAGACATATGATATGGGGTTAACTGAAGTTTGATTAGAATTTAGGCACTTCTGAGGCTTCAGTAGAGAGCCTCCTGCCCCTGTATTTGAAATTTGCCCTTATACTGAATCCTTGTTGATTTCCCTCTTTTGGCCTCGTTAACCCCGGTCCCATATTTCCCTCCTATTATAATGTGTTTCATCTGTAATACTTTCTCTTCAGCTCTGCTGCATTTAGTGTGCATGCTCCACCTTTCGTTTCAGACATCACAGCCCTGGGGCATGATGTCTCAGGTCTCTTCACCTTTACCAGAGTGAAAGCTCACTCATTTAGTGCCACCAAGAGACATACACAGTCCCTTTGGACCTCTCGGCTCTGGAGGTTTTGTGCCATCTTGGATTGGTCTCTAATTGCAGATGTGACAGAGGATGGATTGACCCTAGTTGGTTGGTATGGAAGACTTCAGCCTGGAAATTGCTCGCCTTTTATAGGAGCATATAGACTGGAATTATTTCAAAGCACAGAAAGATgggaataaacaaacacaaatgctAATATAGTCAGTAAACACTCTTGGAGAGTCTCTAGAGTTCATCATTTTTCATATTACCTCTCTCCACTGACCTGTGCTAAGAGTTGTCTGCAGAATTGTACAACACAGGCCAGGGCCAGCAGAGTGGAGATGTGGGCACATCGCATTTTCATTACTAAGACAAAACTGTTGGGTctttattctgtattttcctcAAGTGACTGCACAGTACttggttttgagatttatttCCATTCCTCTATCAGAATTAAATAATTGATAACTGTTTCTTCATCGCTGGTGTTCAtgtcttttaattaaatatgggatttgggagatggagagagagaagttgtACCACGCCGCTTTGCTTCCATATCTGACACTGCATTCTTTGAGAGCGTTAGGATCTACCCCAGCCCAAAATCAGCCTAAGGCACCATTATGTAAAAATGATCCAATTCTTACTCTCACCCACAGGTATACAGAATCAGCCCCCAAGATTGATAGAGTCACCAGCGCTCTGTTAGGAAATGAGCTTCTACCATTTGTGTTATCCTTATAATTACAGTTCAAAAACGGAAGAAGTCTTGTCTTTAAAAAGACCAAAACTGGATAAGGGAAATCATGACAAGGCTTCTCAGGCTTTGTTTTTGCTAAGCAGCATATTTTGCTCGTAGATGCAGGGCCAAAGAGCTATCACCctgcttttcaaagaaacaaaatttgctGAGCTGGGCTActcaaaattgttttttgttgttttttatctgtttttgtttttgtttatttggtggTCGCATTGCTCTTTTGGCTTCTGTTGTAATAGCTGCCAAAGAATAGGAAAGGAAATAGTTGGTAGGATGTTGAATTAGTTCCTCTTGTGCTTTTCACCTGGAGAATGCCCTGTGTTCTGATTATGAAATTGCACCCAATTTCCAAAGATCGTAGAATTGAGAAGAAACTGATCCAATTAAAAGTGCATCACAAATGGCTCCAGTAGTTATCAGAGCCACTTTCTCTGTGATGGCACCTGGCAGTAGGAGGTCTGTCTTTGCTGTCAGTGGGGGGCTTGCTGAGGCAATAACAGTGGTCGAGGCCTCTGGCACAGGGTCTGCAGCACAGAAATGTACATTGTGGGCTGGCTTGACGTAAATGGGCCAGAAACCCTGTAGCTGCCGATGCTTTTGGAGGCAAGTGCTATCACCAGTGCTGTTCAGCACTTAGGGCTTCCCGTTGCTGAACTATGCTCATGCCGTGGTCCTCAAGTACGGCATTTCTTTGATGTGAATATTTCAGGCTGTGCTTAGTCCAATCAGTTTTCAATTACCTACCGTGTTGACTCAATCACATACGTAGTACATCCCCAGGACACCGTTTTCCTCAATTATAGcagtttctgtttgttgtttgttttttgtttttaagcaacaGTGCCCTTAGTTGAGTAAAGTCTCACATGCCAGTCTGTCATGTCAAGTAGATCACCCCTGCTCTGGGTGAAGCAGGTTTGTGGGCCTGGAGAAGAGGCTTTATTTATCCCCTCATCTAACCTCCTGTTTATTCTTACAAAACTCTTGAGAATCTACAGAACACTTTCTGAAAACCATTGCTAATCTTCCATGTGGCCATGGACAAGCCATTTCACCTTTCCCCTTCTGGAAAATGATGGAAATGATTCTTCACAGGAAGGGTGTAAAATACGAGACAATGGATGCAAAACTACTTGGATGTAGTCCTCGGCGTACTCAACAGGTGACAGCTGTTCTTGTCTTCCCTGAGTGGCATGAGGTGGTCCAACCACTCCAAACTATACTTTCCCTCTTTCCTATTTTATGGGTTCCTAATTGCCAGCCACAACTTTTCTCAGGCATTTCCTCTCCTGGTCACCTGTTCCTTTCTATTATCACTCTCCCTATTTCATGTGTCTATTATTGTATAAATTGCTGTGAGCACATAGCATGGTCCCTAACACAAAATATATCCTCAGTTATTTAATTGGCTGCTGTTTACTTGCTAATGATGATAGGTCTCCAGTAACCTTCATCTTCTTAACGTAGTAGCCCCCTCACGTTGGACAAAACGGTAGGTATTCTTAGGCAACAGATTACTTATAGGTTAGTTAAGTCCCTGCCTCCCTTTATCATTCTGAGTAATTAACTTAGAAATTAAGGTTTTAGAGCAATGATTCATTCAGTATttcttgagtacctactgtgggccaggcactatGGAAAgtgttcagaaaagaaaaaaaattaataaatgatattCATGTGTCTACTCTTTCAGAAATTGTTTCAGTCTTTCCTAAGATACTTGAAATCTAATGTTACATTGCCGTGGACTTCCTGAGGGGCCAGGGATAGGCACTGCCTGAATGATTGTAAGGGCCAGTCCCAATGTACACTCCAGCCAGAGACAGTCCACAGAGGGACACTCCATTATTCCAGTCAGTAAGATAAACTTGGCTGGAGTCCTACAGTGTTCCTGTGGGTAAGGCAAGTAATGCTTAAGTAGTTGTACTTTTAATCTAATGCTAATTAATGGCCTCTTAAAAGTAAAGTGTTACCCAGCTCTGTCGCAGGGAAGTAGAAGGCAGAGCTTGGTATGAAACTGGGGGCTCTGTCTTGCACCTGACTAGGCTGCTGATTTGTACTCAGGACGTACAGCCCCTCGAGggatctcaaaaacaaattacagaTATGAAATAGCAGATGCCTGGATGAATTTTACAAGCAGGGCAGTGGTGAGGTACAAAGCTGCTTAGCAAAATACATACTTAGACTCCAGACCTATGGCTATATCTTGTCAATATCATTAATATTCATGCTCTCCTGGCTAAGTCCGAAGTTAGTGAGGCAGCTCTGGGACTGCCAATGTATTCTAGTGGGAAAAGTCACTGGACTTCGTCTAGGTCTGAATCACAGCTCTGCCCTTGACCTATTCAGGTGGCCTCGGGTGATCAACACACCTCTCCAACAGTTTCCCAGTCTGTAAAGAGGTTAGACTAGATCGTTGGTAAAATCCCTTTTAGCGCTACGATTTTAATTACTCTTTAACCAACTAGAATTGTTGCATTTTGCCTCACTGTTTTTGCCTAATTCTTGCTATAACTGTGTTTAATACATTGGAGTGGTAGAAAGAACCTCCACTTTGTAATAATCAGCTCCACTTTGGTCCAAGTCCTTACTCTGCCCCAACTACTGGAACTTGCTAGGCTCTTGTCACTCTATTGAACTATGGTTTCTTCATCTGGTGGAAGGCAAAGACAGTTTACGTTTTACAGCgcttttgtgagaattaaaagatacaaatggGATGGCATACGTAGAAGTACCTAATTCAGAAAGTGTGAGGTGCTCAGGGAACGTGACTTCCCGTCGTGCTGCACTGATGTGAAATTTTCAAGTTAACGTCGGGAGATTGCAGACCTGTGTTGGTGTTGCGGGTGGCACTGCTCAGCTTCTGAAGAAAAGCCtactggagggagagagggattcCTGGAGAGGTGGAAGCAAACACTCATAGTACTGTACCCCTCAAGGGAAGCTGCACGTCAAGCTTATAGGCTATTTGATGAAAGTAGTCAGGATGTCATCTTGACTGTTTTTGAGAGGTTAAATGGAGTCACGATTtttatatacagacatatatatgtatgtattgtgtgcatgtgtgtgtatttatttcaagACAGAAATATGCGTGTTTAGCTATTCTGCTAGATGGCTAGCATAAAAGGATTTTTCCTCTGGGTCATTATTCATGAACTCAAGTAATTACAAAAATTAACATAAGCCATTAGAGTGCAGTTGCTGGCTGCATCTTGGGCTCTCCTGGAAACAAAGGCTGGTTGTCACGGACACTGAACCTGTGGCCCTCCATCCCTTGCTGCCCATTCGGCCTTGGGTCGGGGAAGCAGCACTCTGAAAGTTCAGCACAGCCACGAGACACCCCTGCTCTAGCACAGAGCCAAACGTAGGCCCTCGGTATACCTCGTCTGTAGGACAGGGTCCCCCCTCCATCCTTGGTCCTTGGCTGGATATCATGGTGCTGGAGAAGGTCACCCCTTTTCCAAGACCCCTTGGCTATCTGAGGAGTCCCCTATGATCAACCCAGTAACTTTATAGATGGCATCACCAACCATCATATATGATCGAATTTGCTGGAAAGCTGCTGCTTTTCAGTCCTTCACTGGTATGTTCCTGATAATGAGACAGGACCCAAGAGGCAACACAACTGGCCAAACTTCATGCAGTCCTCTTTACACTGGACGCCCTGGCCAACAGTCCACCCCATCTCCACATTCCTCTGTACTCTTGGGCCATTGCCAAAGATGTGTTCATCTGGTCCAGTCAGTGGGTGCAACAGTCCTCCATCTAGGATCTCTGGGAATCTCTTGTGTCACAGATACCCAAAACAAATCAAGATCACACATGTCTCTACACAAACTAAATCGATAACAAAAGTCCTCACTAAGACACTTTATCGCCTTCAGAGTTTCAGACATTATTGATAGTGACCAAAGCACTCATTTCATTTCTCAAAATACACAGCGTTGGGCTCTTATATAAGGCATTTAGtagaattttcatttcccttaccACCCTCACACTGCAGCCCTCATAGAGTGCCATAATGGCTTACTTACGTTCAAGTTCAATTAAATGAATCATAGCACATTTCAGTAACCAAACATCCAGGGTGAATTGTAATGATTCTGACTCCATATTTGATGCTTGGATTCTGACAGCATCCAAGCCCCGCTACTCCTTCATTTGGCAAACCCAGGTGCTCCCACTCTTGGTGCCAGAGGGAATTTCAAACAGTGGAGACATACCCCAACCCCCCTGCCCAGTATATACTAGCCAGGCCAgtctctctttgttttctcaaGCCACTTGGGACCTTCGGGAGAGCAGAAAGCCTCATTATGTGAGCGATTAGCCCTTTTATATCTTGATGTGTGGGCGGGAGCATCAGTTCTGTGGCCAAACCGCATGCATACCGGGTGGGACTCCATCCCGCTACTGCCCTGTGACGGCACACTTCAGAGTATGATAAATTAAGTTTTACGAATGTAGTTTATGAGCAACCACATGAATAAGACTGTGTTTCTGTGAAATGACAATATCtaaacttgagaataaaaaccCTAACTGTCTCAGGCCCAAGGACCTGAGACTTGTTTGCAAGCCTGATGATTCTAGAGCAGGGTTAGAAATAAACTGTAAATATCGTGGCTCAAAGGGTGGAAAGGGAGCGGGCCTGCTTCGTATCTCCCCTGATCCTGGCTCAGGGCTGGACACAGGAGAAGGAAGCTTGTGCCGAGGGATGTGCTGGAAGAAACGTGTGATCCATACACAGATGGGCCATCCACCCTGCACCTCCCATAAAGGCTACTTAATTCTTAGCTAAATGAAAGGTACAAATGCTGAGGCCAAAGCCCTAGCAGGATGTATTCTTCTCTCCTGCTCTGGCATCGATGGCTGCACaggcccttctccctcctccatgaAATGGGAGACGTTAACGCCAGCCTACCTAACATGCACTATCCCACAgcattttacagaaggaaaagCTGGCCAGAAACGAGAAGCATGCACAGCCCCTCTAAATGAAATAAAGCCGCTCTAAAGAAAACCTCAGAAACAATACTGGGcccagggttggggggaggggggagggtggggaaggctgCTCCCTGAGGAGACAAGTTGCAAAAGGGGAGCTGTGTCTTTATACAGGGAGCTCTGTCTCCTATGACGGTTACCAACCAGGTCCCAAACCTGCATTttcggtttgtttgtttttccccctcattACCAGTCTGGGGTATGTCCAGCTGCCCACTTTGTACTGCCAATCGGGATGTGAACTGTGGGCTGCTGTGCTGGATGAAGACCTCCCTGAGAACCCTCACGCTCACTGTCCTCAAACCTGAGCTCCGCTCTCCAACACCAGCTGACCTTCCTTTGCTCTACTTTAACAAacccttctggggcgcctgggtggctcagtcggttgagcgtctgacttcagttcaggtcatgatctcacaatctgtgagttcgagccccgcgtcgggctctgtgctgacagctcagagcctggagcctgcctgtgtctccctctctctctgcccctcccccgctcatgctctgtctctgtcaaaaataaaaataaacattaaaaaaaattaaaaaaaaaaagaaacccttcaGCGCCCCCATTTCTTACccatttacttctgttttctccAGCTTCACGACTACGAAATGTTAAGCTGCTATCATTTTTCTCCTGAAACAAGGCTACAACTTCCTAACTGATCTTCCCTGATGACTCTTATCTAGCATCCCATATACACGTCCTTCAATCCCAGGTCCAGCCCCACCCTGCACCAGCCAGAATCAACCgttttttgaaatgcaaattaatatgaCACAAAAATCTTTAAACGACCTTAAACGGCTCCTACTAAAACGGGCGCATTTCTTAACATGGTCCACACATCTAGGGGGATTTGGCATTTATCTCAGCTCCTCCCTAGCAATCTGCTCCATACACTTTTTGTCTCGTATCTCAGGCCCTTTTCTGTACACGCTTTTCTGTACACGCGTgtctgtacacctgaaacttgcCCTCTCCCTACCCACCTACGTGGCCTAAACCTTGCCTCCTGCAGGATTCCTGGGATGCCCCTCCTGACCCACCGCACAGTTTGAGTCAGGTGTCCAAGCCACGCTTTGTGTGGCTGCTGCTCCTAGCGTTTCCACGTTGCATTGTGATTTCCTCATTACCTATCTCTCTCCAAGTCTGGACTGAGCTCTGTGAAGGGAGAGCCACGTTGAATTTGGTGCCGCATTGGCACAGAGTAGACACTAAAACTGTTGCTGGACAAAACCAGGGCAGGGGGTCAGCTTCGCTCATATGTTAATATAAATGAACACTTTGTATTGCATTTAGCCCCTGCTGGCTGTGCCCCCTTGTCCCCCTCCCACCAGCTGCCTCCCTGAATCACTGACAGTAGGTGGGACAGAAAACGGGACATAGTTGAAAGTGGGAGGCGTATTTACCTCCgatttcattttccttgaagAAGCTTCTCAACCAGACAATACTGAAAAGTTGTGTTTCCTTCTGGAAACTCAACCCAAACTGTGTCTTTGTGCAGAATCACCACCGGAAGAGAAGGCTCAAAAAGATACCTTTGACGTGTGGTATTTACattatatatctcaataaagctgttagaaACAAAAAGGAGATACCTTTGGACAAAGGGTCTCTTAACACATCTTCTTggaatgagaaggaagaaagaaaagggagctGGTTTGAGTCCTAACCCTGTCACTAGTTTATAGTTCCCTTTGAACAAGTTTTTCATTACCCATTTCATCATCTACAGTTAATAGATTTATTGAATTAAGGGTCTTTCCGGTTGTGAATTTCAGTGATTGTGGTGCCTCAGACTTCAGGGACTTCTTGGACCAAGATCTCTAAAAGAAGCCTTCCATCGGGCGCCCATGGAATGTGAGGAAACAGAAGGGCAGACCCCAAGAATCCTACAGAGGAACACTTGGGGTCTAGGGCTTGTGTGTCAGATGAAGACCAGCTCCAACCCAATGGATCAGCAGTCAAGTCATCTCTAAGACCTGGCTCAAAGCCTGCGCCCCGACCCAAAATCAGGGTGTTGATAGAAAACAAGAATCTGGAACCAACTGACCGACATCATGCAGGCTAGAATCATGCTGGTCTATCTGCCTCTATTTTTTCACTCTTCCTGATGAAGTATGTCTACCTGtttcaagaggaagagaaatgccTCCCAGAGAGGACACTTTTTGGAGTGCCCACTGTGGTTAAGTAACAGCAAAACGTAAATGGTAAGAGGccctgaggaagaaaagaaagaaagggaagagcgGGTATTTCCACCAGCTATATGTCTCTGGATTACAtacatcccccctcccaccccagcatctcctgagtctcagtttcctagGCAGGAAGACACCAGCTTCAGAGGGTTTGTTGTTAGGATTCACTGAGATCCTGTATGCGAGGTGCCCAGCATGCCTGCTGGCATATAGTGGTTCTCAGTACCTggcatctgttcttttttttttttttttaattttttttttttcaacatttattatttatttttgggacagagagagacagagcatgaacgggggaggggcagagagagagggagacacagaatcggaaacaggctccaggctctgagccatcagcccagagcctgacgcggggctcgaactcccggaccgcgagatcgtgacctggctgaagtcggacgcttaaccgactgcgccacccaggtgcccccctggcAT includes these proteins:
- the TRIM32 gene encoding E3 ubiquitin-protein ligase TRIM32, translating into MPRCSVLGCVSRPLRGSAMAAAAAASHLNLDALREVLECPICMESFTEEQLRPKLLHCGHTICRQCLEKLLASSINGVRCPFCSKITRITSLTQLTDNLTVLKIIDTAGLSEAVGLLMCRSCGRRLPRQFCRSCGLVLCEPCREADHQPPGHCTLPVKEAAEERRHDFGEKLARLRELMGELQRRKVALEGVSKDLQARYKAVLQEYGHEERRVQEELARSRKFFTGSLAEVEKSNSQVVEEQSYLLNIAEVQAVSRCDYFLAKIKQADVALLEETADEEEPELTASLPRELTLQDVELLKVGHVGPLQIGQAVKKPRTVNMEDSWAMEAAASAASTSVTFREMDVSPEEVVASPRASPAKQRGSEPAANMQQCLFLKKMGAKGSTPGMFNLPVSLYVTGQGEVLVADRGNYRIQVFTRKGFLKEIRRSPSGIDSFVLSFLGADLPNLTPLSVAMNCQGLIGVTDSYDNSLKVYTLDGHCVACHRSQLSKPWGITALPSGQFVVTDVEGGKLWCFTVDRGAGVVKYSCLCSAVRPKFVTCDAEGTVYFTQGLGLNLENRQNEHHLEGGFSIGSVGPDGQLGRQISHFFSENEDFRCIAGMCVDARGDLIVADSSRKEILHFPKGGGYSVLIREGLTCPVGIALTPKGQLLVLDCWDHCIKIYSYHLRRYSTP